In one window of Frigoriglobus tundricola DNA:
- a CDS encoding ThiF family adenylyltransferase — MTDTNPLERYSRQMRFPGLGKAGQEKLLASRVTLCGCGALGTVLANVLARAGVGFLRVIDRDFVEPSNLQRQVLFDESDVANNLPKAEAAAVKLRQINSGITIEPIVADINRTNIESFCDGADLVLDGSDNFEIRYLINDVAIKHNKPWVYGGAVGSQGMCMTIIPGETPCLRCVFEAAPAPGETGTCETAGVLAPAVNIVASYQATEAIKLLSGNRAAVNRELISIDVWENTNKRMKVAPLAGRKGQCPCCAKRNFEWLDGAHGTQTTALCGRNAVQVSHRVKGKLDFAYLAGVLKQSGAVSYNKFLLKFQLTENGDPYEFTVFEDGRAIIKGTSEPDKARTLYAKYVGH, encoded by the coding sequence ATGACTGACACCAACCCGCTCGAACGATACTCCCGCCAAATGCGGTTCCCCGGCCTCGGGAAGGCCGGGCAGGAGAAACTGCTCGCGTCCCGCGTCACGCTCTGCGGCTGCGGCGCGCTCGGCACCGTCCTCGCGAACGTGCTCGCCCGCGCCGGCGTCGGGTTCCTCCGCGTCATCGACCGCGACTTCGTCGAGCCCTCGAACCTCCAGCGCCAGGTGCTGTTCGACGAATCGGACGTCGCGAACAACCTGCCCAAGGCCGAGGCCGCCGCGGTCAAGCTCCGGCAGATCAACTCCGGGATCACGATCGAGCCGATCGTCGCGGACATCAACCGCACCAACATCGAGTCCTTCTGCGACGGCGCGGACCTCGTGCTCGACGGCAGCGACAACTTCGAGATCCGCTACCTCATCAACGACGTGGCGATCAAGCACAACAAGCCGTGGGTGTACGGCGGCGCGGTGGGCAGCCAGGGCATGTGCATGACGATCATCCCCGGCGAGACGCCGTGCCTGCGGTGCGTGTTCGAGGCGGCCCCGGCCCCCGGCGAAACCGGCACGTGCGAGACCGCCGGCGTGCTGGCCCCCGCGGTGAACATCGTCGCCAGTTACCAGGCGACGGAAGCAATCAAGTTGCTGTCGGGCAACAGGGCCGCGGTGAACCGCGAACTGATCAGCATCGACGTGTGGGAGAACACGAACAAGCGGATGAAGGTGGCCCCGCTCGCGGGGCGGAAGGGGCAGTGCCCGTGCTGCGCCAAGCGGAACTTCGAGTGGCTCGACGGCGCGCACGGCACGCAGACCACCGCGCTCTGCGGCCGGAACGCGGTGCAGGTGAGCCACCGGGTGAAGGGCAAGCTCGATTTCGCGTACCTCGCGGGCGTGCTGAAGCAGTCCGGCGCGGTGAGCTACAACAAGTTCCTGCTCAAGTTCCAACTGACCGAGAACGGCGACCCCTACGAATTCACGGTGTTCGAGGACGGCCGCGCCATCATCAAGGGCACGAGCGAGCCGGACAAGGCCCGCACCCTGTACGCGAAGTACGTCGGGCACTGA
- a CDS encoding Uma2 family endonuclease translates to MSAAARVTKKPNRTVPLPPAVPPFAVHRFTVAEYHKMIETGVLTTSHRVELIHGWLVTKMTLNPPHNYTVTALMELLQSLKIANSTIRVQQPVTTTDSEPEPDVVIAAGTNPTYKTRNPKPSDVLLVMEVSESSLHEDRTTKLGLYAGAKIGVYWIVNLVDRCVEVYTQPRGGKNPTYKQRTDYGPDDVVPVVIAGQSVGTIAVKELLP, encoded by the coding sequence ATGAGCGCAGCCGCACGGGTGACAAAGAAACCGAACCGAACGGTCCCGCTACCGCCCGCGGTGCCGCCGTTCGCGGTCCACCGGTTCACCGTGGCCGAGTACCACAAAATGATCGAGACCGGGGTGCTGACCACGAGCCACCGCGTCGAACTCATTCACGGCTGGCTTGTCACCAAAATGACTCTTAACCCGCCCCACAATTACACTGTCACCGCCCTCATGGAGTTGCTCCAGTCGCTAAAAATTGCGAACTCGACAATTCGCGTGCAACAACCCGTTACGACGACCGACAGCGAACCGGAGCCGGATGTCGTGATAGCCGCGGGGACGAATCCAACTTACAAGACTCGAAACCCGAAGCCCTCCGATGTGCTCCTTGTCATGGAAGTGTCCGAATCGTCGCTTCACGAAGACCGGACTACCAAACTCGGACTGTATGCGGGTGCCAAGATCGGCGTGTACTGGATCGTGAACCTCGTCGATCGCTGCGTGGAAGTGTACACGCAGCCGCGGGGCGGCAAGAACCCGACGTACAAGCAGCGCACGGACTACGGCCCCGACGATGTGGTGCCGGTCGTGATCGCGGGACAGTCGGTTGGCACAATTGCTGTGAAAGAGCTGCTCCCGTAA
- a CDS encoding cysteine desulfurase, which translates to MTYLDNAATSFPKPEGVYVAMDRFARHSLANPGRSGHKMALESEHALADARHRLNRFFNGPNPDRWAFTLNCTDALNMAFKGALNDGDHVITSSLEHNSVSRPLVALAAAGRITLTRVPADAGGTIDPEAVRAAIGPKTRLIAVTHASNVLGTVQPIGEVGRIAREHDLLFLVDAAQTAGVLSINVQTAGIDLLAFPGHKSLLGPTGTGALYVGPRVTLRPWREGGTGGDSLTPTQPTDFPHHLEGGTPNVLGVVGLVAGLDFVEERGVEAIHRHEIELCARLRNALAELPGFEVFGHADASRRVGALSFRCAALPAPELAGVLDQSFDIAVRPGLHCAPYIHTALGTAPDGLLRVSPGPFNTRADIDHLIDALTQITGGV; encoded by the coding sequence ATGACCTACCTCGACAACGCGGCGACCAGTTTCCCCAAGCCGGAGGGCGTGTACGTCGCGATGGACCGCTTCGCGCGCCACTCGCTCGCCAACCCCGGCCGGTCGGGGCACAAGATGGCGCTCGAGTCCGAACACGCGCTCGCCGACGCCCGCCACCGCCTCAACCGGTTCTTCAACGGGCCGAACCCGGACCGCTGGGCGTTCACCCTGAACTGCACCGACGCCCTCAACATGGCGTTCAAGGGCGCGCTGAACGACGGCGACCACGTCATCACCAGCTCCCTCGAACACAACAGCGTGTCCCGGCCGCTCGTCGCGCTGGCGGCGGCCGGCCGCATCACCCTCACCCGCGTCCCGGCCGACGCCGGCGGCACCATCGACCCGGAAGCCGTCCGCGCCGCCATCGGCCCGAAGACGCGGCTCATCGCCGTGACGCACGCGAGCAACGTTCTGGGCACCGTGCAGCCGATCGGCGAGGTCGGCCGCATCGCCCGCGAGCACGATCTCCTTTTCCTCGTGGACGCGGCCCAGACCGCGGGCGTGCTTTCCATCAACGTGCAGACGGCGGGCATCGATCTGCTCGCGTTTCCGGGCCACAAGTCGCTGCTCGGGCCGACCGGCACCGGCGCACTGTACGTCGGGCCGCGCGTGACCCTGCGCCCGTGGCGCGAGGGCGGCACCGGCGGCGATTCGCTCACGCCCACTCAGCCGACCGATTTCCCGCACCACCTCGAGGGCGGCACGCCGAACGTCCTGGGCGTCGTCGGCCTCGTCGCGGGCCTGGACTTCGTCGAAGAACGCGGTGTCGAAGCGATCCACCGACACGAGATCGAACTCTGCGCCCGCCTCCGGAACGCGCTCGCGGAGTTGCCCGGCTTCGAGGTGTTCGGGCACGCGGACGCGAGCCGGCGCGTCGGGGCACTCAGCTTCCGGTGTGCGGCGCTCCCCGCGCCGGAACTCGCCGGCGTTCTGGACCAGTCGTTCGACATCGCCGTGCGGCCGGGGCTCCACTGCGCCCCGTACATTCACACCGCCCTCGGCACCGCTCCGGACGGGTTGCTGCGCGTCAGCCCCGGTCCGTTCAACACCCGGGCCGACATCGACCACCTGATCGATGCCCTCACGCAGATCACCGGAGGGGTGTGA
- a CDS encoding BON domain-containing protein — translation MRQFAAVMILVALFFLLVGSQFKASDGDRLRAVSHLAVQKIRGALPPAVNVAAPVDALRKEWPTRPDDAVRARLGADKRFVGVEFKVTAEGGAVTLRGVVPDARVKRLAVGVAENTIGVEKVVDELAVPAE, via the coding sequence ATGCGCCAGTTCGCCGCGGTGATGATTCTCGTCGCCCTCTTCTTCCTCCTGGTCGGCAGCCAGTTCAAGGCGTCGGACGGCGACCGCCTGCGGGCGGTGTCGCACCTGGCCGTTCAAAAGATCCGCGGCGCGCTGCCGCCCGCGGTGAACGTGGCCGCGCCCGTGGACGCGCTGCGAAAGGAATGGCCGACGCGCCCCGACGACGCGGTGCGCGCCCGACTGGGCGCGGACAAGCGGTTCGTGGGCGTCGAGTTCAAGGTGACGGCCGAGGGGGGCGCGGTCACGCTCCGCGGCGTGGTTCCGGACGCCCGCGTGAAGCGCCTGGCCGTGGGGGTGGCCGAGAACACGATCGGCGTGGAGAAGGTCGTGGACGAACTGGCGGTGCCGGCGGAATAA
- a CDS encoding polysaccharide biosynthesis/export family protein: MRWLIFSALVALTTISVLNWRSQAQTQQKLEALAAALAERPAVAAEPPAAPVPVAPPAPEPIAVPRELAPIRQTPYVIEAPDVLLIEAVKKCAEPNSFIRLPEQPISGQFTVRADGTVGLGLWGQVAVSGLTLEQASAAIRNRVAKVRPTELTAENLVVWVEVLASNSKKYYIIADGVDGVGEAVYPFPCTGSETVLDALANVNGLCDMAQCKISVARRTSNGQSWQVLPVDWTAITQNGVVHTNYQLFPGDRLYVTRKAQ, from the coding sequence ATGCGCTGGCTCATTTTCTCGGCACTGGTCGCGCTGACAACCATTTCCGTGCTGAACTGGCGCAGTCAGGCCCAGACGCAGCAGAAACTCGAGGCGCTGGCCGCGGCACTCGCGGAGCGTCCGGCTGTCGCCGCCGAGCCACCGGCCGCCCCGGTCCCGGTCGCGCCGCCGGCTCCTGAGCCGATCGCCGTTCCCCGGGAATTGGCACCCATACGACAAACGCCATACGTCATCGAGGCGCCGGACGTATTGCTCATCGAAGCCGTGAAGAAGTGCGCGGAGCCGAATTCGTTCATCCGGCTTCCTGAACAGCCAATCTCCGGGCAATTTACCGTGCGCGCGGACGGCACGGTTGGCCTCGGCCTCTGGGGTCAGGTGGCGGTTTCGGGCCTCACGCTCGAACAGGCGTCGGCCGCGATCCGGAACCGCGTGGCCAAGGTCCGACCGACCGAACTCACTGCCGAGAACCTGGTGGTGTGGGTCGAGGTTCTCGCCAGCAACAGCAAGAAGTATTACATAATCGCCGACGGCGTTGACGGCGTCGGGGAGGCGGTGTACCCGTTCCCGTGTACGGGGAGCGAAACGGTCCTCGACGCGCTGGCGAACGTCAACGGCCTTTGTGACATGGCCCAGTGCAAGATCTCGGTCGCCCGGCGCACCAGCAACGGTCAGTCGTGGCAGGTCCTCCCCGTGGATTGGACGGCCATCACTCAAAACGGCGTCGTACACACGAACTACCAGCTCTTCCCCGGCGACCGCTTGTACGTGACCCGCAAGGCGCAGTGA